A genomic stretch from Barnesiella intestinihominis YIT 11860 includes:
- a CDS encoding cytochrome ubiquinol oxidase subunit I — protein MNDLFSLVDWSRAQFALTAIYHWLFVPLTLGLGVIVGIMETIYYRTGDERWKTITKYWMTLFGVNFAIGVATGIILEFQFGTNWSNYSWFVGDIFGAPLAIEGIMAFFMEATFIAVMFFGWNKVSKRFHLASTWLTAIGATISALWILVANSWMQYPVGMKFDPETARNVMDDFWALVLSPVAVNKFFHAVSSGWVLGGIFVVGVSAWYLIKNRENFLARNSIRVGAWVGLIGTLVVAYTGDGSAYQVADKQPMKLAAMEGVYNGKNGQELIAFGILNPDKKYDNDEKEFLFDIPIPKLLSILATREIDGFVPGINDIINGGYVDKNLKGEEIIALSAQEKMERGRLAIAALADFNTARKDNDTEAMNEAKTRLEANYEYFGYGYIDSVEQLIPHVPFVFYSFHIMIILGGYFLLFFIFILVLSYKEKLQKLKWVLWIAVLTIPLGYVCLESGWIVAEMGRQPWVIQDIMPTFAAISNIEVASVQTTFWMFAVLFTVLLIAEVGIMLKQIKKGTEQK, from the coding sequence ATGAACGATCTTTTTTCCCTTGTAGATTGGTCGAGAGCACAATTCGCACTCACCGCCATTTACCACTGGCTATTTGTTCCCCTTACATTGGGACTGGGAGTAATCGTGGGTATAATGGAAACCATTTATTACCGTACCGGCGACGAACGGTGGAAAACGATTACCAAGTATTGGATGACCCTTTTCGGGGTCAATTTTGCAATCGGAGTAGCAACGGGGATTATCCTCGAATTTCAGTTCGGCACGAACTGGTCGAATTATAGCTGGTTCGTAGGCGATATTTTCGGAGCTCCCCTTGCCATAGAAGGAATCATGGCCTTTTTTATGGAAGCAACTTTCATCGCAGTCATGTTTTTCGGCTGGAACAAAGTCAGCAAAAGATTCCATTTGGCCTCTACATGGCTCACGGCAATAGGCGCTACCATATCGGCTCTTTGGATATTGGTGGCCAATTCATGGATGCAATACCCTGTGGGTATGAAATTCGACCCGGAAACTGCACGAAACGTTATGGACGATTTCTGGGCACTGGTACTCTCACCCGTCGCTGTCAACAAATTTTTCCATGCCGTCTCGTCCGGCTGGGTATTGGGCGGTATATTCGTAGTGGGGGTAAGCGCTTGGTATCTGATTAAAAACCGGGAGAATTTCTTAGCCCGTAACAGCATTCGTGTGGGAGCATGGGTAGGATTGATAGGCACGCTCGTCGTAGCCTACACAGGCGACGGTTCCGCTTATCAGGTCGCAGACAAGCAGCCTATGAAACTGGCGGCTATGGAAGGAGTTTACAACGGTAAAAACGGACAAGAACTCATCGCTTTCGGGATACTCAATCCCGACAAGAAATACGACAACGACGAGAAAGAATTTCTTTTCGACATACCCATACCCAAACTGTTATCCATCTTGGCGACCCGGGAAATCGACGGATTCGTTCCCGGAATCAACGATATTATTAACGGAGGTTACGTCGACAAAAATCTGAAAGGAGAGGAAATCATCGCTCTTTCCGCCCAAGAAAAGATGGAGCGAGGCCGTTTAGCCATCGCAGCTCTCGCCGACTTCAACACCGCCCGAAAGGACAACGACACAGAGGCCATGAACGAAGCCAAAACAAGGTTAGAGGCAAACTATGAATATTTCGGTTACGGATATATCGACTCGGTAGAACAGCTCATTCCACATGTGCCGTTCGTATTCTATTCGTTCCACATCATGATTATTTTAGGAGGCTATTTCCTCTTGTTCTTTATTTTCATTTTGGTGTTATCCTATAAAGAGAAATTGCAAAAGTTGAAATGGGTGCTATGGATTGCCGTTCTAACGATTCCTCTCGGATATGTCTGCTTGGAGTCAGGCTGGATCGTAGCGGAAATGGGACGCCAACCGTGGGTGATACAAGATATCATGCCTACCTTCGCAGCGATCTCTAACATCGAAGTGGCCTCGGTGCAAACGACATTCTGGATGTTTGCCGTACTGTTTACCGTATTGTTGATCGCCGAAGTAGGCATCATGTTGAAACAAATAAAAAAAGGAACCGAACAAAAATAA
- a CDS encoding DUF5074 domain-containing protein, with protein sequence MRKYLLLFLAFFGSWSMSVRAVSFSDINYWIGEGNVEVMLVIAWNDGKTPETLAWGYKGEEETTIVEMLNDVVKTDPRLFSLMRRQGGYTVDGLGFDLNGENTIALVVGGDTTYPKYNATGQFTATPNNYKKWECVDKEDHWNSPSVSEDGAWHCLARSESGNEAETEINKMPIQNRYTYIFYYDKPGSDTPDYANAVAVEPYIQETVDYLQGIFFVNEDWYGWDNGTINFLTNDGRMFYRVFRRENPDEKLGVTTQFGTIYGEKFFLISKQAKSTEEESTGGRLVVADALSLEKIAAFDQIGGGDGRSFLGVDEKTGYIGSSSGIFVFDIENMKVGDVIEGTSNDEGLYSGQIGSMVRAGKYVFAAKQSEGVLVIDAENHTLQTTIELPSIATLVLGRDGNIWAADGNALVRINPVSFETWTRSLPSGCRVADTWGAWNAGSLCAAYKSNLLYFADESKNKVVRYNIDTDELNASFFTLPDQDGEYVQMFYGAGLRVDPQTDNVVVTSTESGYLSHYMNNWIHIVDGTNGELLNTLLPEKYYWFPAMPVFPDNEYPVISISDNLSVGSFPVKISLLESVSDADNLSAAIVSTVKVEDPSILSARIEGYDLILSGEKLGDTSFTLAVNSNGRVETKMVSVHVTEVSGIEEAESLKIVASPNPVRDILTVRACVGAELTVFDLRGVAVYRDTMVESESRLNVSSLPAGIYVLSVCANDRTEYIRIIKQ encoded by the coding sequence ATGAGAAAATATTTACTTCTTTTTTTAGCTTTTTTCGGCAGTTGGTCCATGTCGGTTCGTGCCGTTTCCTTTTCGGATATAAATTATTGGATAGGAGAAGGGAATGTCGAAGTCATGTTAGTCATCGCTTGGAACGACGGGAAAACGCCCGAAACGTTGGCGTGGGGCTATAAAGGGGAGGAGGAAACTACAATCGTGGAAATGTTGAACGATGTGGTGAAAACGGACCCTCGTTTGTTTTCTCTGATGCGCCGGCAAGGTGGTTACACGGTCGATGGATTGGGGTTCGACCTGAATGGAGAGAATACCATTGCATTGGTTGTCGGCGGCGATACGACCTATCCTAAGTATAATGCTACGGGGCAGTTTACAGCGACTCCGAACAATTACAAAAAATGGGAGTGTGTCGACAAAGAGGACCATTGGAATTCGCCTTCGGTCTCGGAAGATGGAGCATGGCATTGTTTGGCTCGAAGCGAAAGCGGAAACGAGGCTGAGACCGAAATCAATAAAATGCCGATACAAAATCGATATACCTATATATTTTATTACGATAAACCCGGTAGCGATACACCGGATTATGCCAATGCCGTAGCGGTAGAACCATATATACAGGAAACTGTCGATTATTTGCAAGGGATATTTTTTGTCAATGAAGATTGGTATGGCTGGGATAACGGAACCATTAATTTCCTGACGAATGATGGCCGAATGTTTTACCGGGTATTCCGTCGGGAGAATCCCGATGAGAAGTTGGGTGTCACAACGCAGTTCGGAACGATTTACGGTGAAAAATTCTTTTTGATTTCCAAACAGGCGAAGTCGACCGAAGAAGAATCGACAGGGGGGCGACTGGTCGTGGCCGATGCCTTGTCGTTGGAAAAGATAGCGGCTTTTGATCAAATAGGCGGCGGTGACGGCCGTTCCTTTTTGGGTGTAGATGAGAAGACGGGATATATAGGAAGTTCATCGGGAATTTTTGTTTTCGATATTGAAAACATGAAGGTCGGCGATGTGATAGAAGGGACCTCGAATGACGAAGGTCTTTATTCGGGTCAGATAGGTTCTATGGTCCGAGCCGGTAAATATGTCTTTGCTGCGAAACAATCGGAGGGAGTATTGGTGATCGATGCCGAAAACCACACCTTACAAACTACTATCGAACTTCCGTCTATCGCGACACTTGTGTTGGGGCGAGATGGAAATATTTGGGCTGCCGATGGGAATGCGTTGGTTAGAATAAATCCGGTTTCGTTCGAAACTTGGACTCGGTCGTTACCTTCCGGTTGTCGGGTCGCCGATACATGGGGGGCATGGAATGCCGGGAGTTTATGCGCAGCATATAAATCTAACCTTCTTTATTTTGCCGATGAAAGTAAAAATAAAGTCGTACGCTATAATATAGATACCGATGAATTGAATGCATCATTTTTTACTTTGCCCGATCAAGACGGGGAGTATGTGCAGATGTTCTATGGTGCGGGTTTGAGAGTGGATCCTCAGACCGATAATGTCGTGGTAACTTCTACGGAATCGGGTTATCTGTCCCATTACATGAACAATTGGATTCACATAGTGGACGGGACGAATGGCGAGTTGTTGAATACGTTACTTCCTGAGAAATACTATTGGTTCCCGGCTATGCCGGTATTCCCCGATAATGAATATCCGGTTATCTCTATTTCCGATAATTTGTCGGTGGGTAGTTTTCCTGTAAAAATTTCGCTATTAGAGAGTGTTTCCGATGCCGATAATCTTTCTGCGGCGATCGTTTCGACAGTCAAGGTAGAAGACCCCTCTATTCTTTCTGCCCGAATCGAGGGATATGATTTGATTCTTTCCGGCGAGAAATTGGGCGATACGAGTTTCACGTTAGCGGTCAATTCGAATGGACGGGTAGAGACAAAAATGGTTTCGGTACATGTAACCGAAGTTAGTGGAATCGAGGAGGCAGAAAGTTTGAAAATCGTAGCTTCTCCTAATCCTGTCAGGGATATTCTGACGGTGAGAGCTTGTGTTGGCGCAGAATTGACCGTATTCGATCTTCGAGGTGTAGCTGTTTATCGCGATACGATGGTCGAGTCGGAGTCTCGTTTGAATGTATCTTCTTTACCGGCAGGTATTTATGTGTTGTCGGTGTGTGCAAACGATAGAACTGAGTATATTCGAATAATCAAACAATAA
- a CDS encoding leucine-rich repeat protein, whose protein sequence is MRKIYALMVLLFAVLQLPAQVLVQGRPHPTAKPQMVSPRAIADGTFTMDMIENWSGEGANRAAFVVQWNAEGETSALVWGFRWDGEATGETMARAIAASDPRFFIMTETGTAYGSTVSGFGYDVNKSGDFSITKDGVTLSPNENGIIFSSSYGYDGWTCTDPEDYWQSGWYQGYWSYWLKSSDSDAWGYSGTGITGRKLTDGCWDGWNFAVNMSSQPWKPLAPAPKNGPTAPSVKVQPEDVTVSPGESVTFAPEFKGDSLYFQWYKDEVAIQDAEASSYSIVSSETSDAGRYYCVVSNMLDTISTDTVTLVVGDKSVIAAPGEEPGTALVVYDDSYASFSGILTIPQTILIEGESYTVVGIDDMAFMGCAKLTSVTFPSTLKTIGEGAFYGCSRLTSVELPEQTVSIGNEAFGDCPLLATLSLGEGLKSIGRSAFENCIALTGVSMPADMESIGALAFKGCTKLASAALGNSLTLLGDSAFYGCSALQSVELPVTVSSVGTRTFAGCSALNAVGLGNVSAIGEAAFNGCSALTEIAIPNGVETLGNYAFYGCSSLATVTLGTQERSSSSLKTIGDYAFAETAVKSVVLPDGVSTLGNYAFNKCASLATVSLGNSLTAIGNYAFSDCKKLESVTFGSALETIGERAFASAKISSLVLPATVRTIGDWAFYNNPLTAITFNDGLQSIGSRAFYGVSVQTLNIPNSVTELGGYAFSGCKSLETVTIGTGVTKISDYTFNTCSALTQISCPSVTEIGKNAFSGCSSLSDIPLNDKITSLGNYVFSGCSAIESLVIPNSVTSIGSYAFEKCTKLTSATLGTGISSIPDYMFSSCSALTSVVLPENITGIGKYAFQSTAFTELPLTASITEIKDYAFKSCTKLTSVAIPDRVTKLGTYVFQSCTGLESAKIGGGVTSVPNYMFHGCTNLVNVELSEKVTSIGNSAFYNCKGLKSLPVTESITSIGTNAFYGCTSLTSVNLSDKVTSLGASVFYGCSSLTEAVLGTGITTLGSSLFRNDAKLKKVVANGKIASVSTYTFNGCSSLERIYINNTPPTGASSNTFTKVPTTCRIYVPAQTCQFYAQTTYWKDFVIMPWLDELEIVSTTPSMSFDGGEALDVKPDTKTFVIEFNRTVVNTDSVSAMLIRSGFPVEDQELTVSYSGNEVTVIREGEDLPNDPYYYLVLTTSDKQFNILFKVTTATGIDEPAVEKEVRLREYYSVDGKLLPRPVQGINIVKTVYEDGSIEVSKVYVKPEDCRR, encoded by the coding sequence ATGAGAAAGATTTATGCTTTGATGGTATTGCTGTTTGCGGTTTTACAATTACCTGCACAAGTCCTTGTGCAAGGTCGTCCGCACCCTACGGCAAAGCCGCAGATGGTATCGCCGAGGGCGATTGCCGATGGAACTTTCACGATGGACATGATCGAAAACTGGTCTGGCGAAGGAGCTAACCGCGCCGCGTTCGTCGTACAATGGAATGCCGAGGGTGAAACCTCGGCGTTGGTTTGGGGATTCCGTTGGGACGGTGAAGCTACCGGCGAAACGATGGCGCGTGCAATCGCCGCTTCCGACCCTCGTTTTTTCATTATGACCGAAACAGGAACGGCGTATGGTAGCACTGTATCGGGTTTTGGGTACGATGTTAACAAAAGTGGCGATTTTTCCATTACTAAGGACGGAGTAACACTTTCCCCTAATGAGAATGGGATAATCTTTTCTTCGTCGTATGGATATGACGGTTGGACCTGTACCGATCCCGAGGACTATTGGCAATCGGGCTGGTATCAAGGGTATTGGTCTTATTGGTTGAAATCGAGTGATAGCGATGCTTGGGGATACTCCGGGACCGGAATTACGGGTCGTAAGTTGACCGACGGTTGTTGGGACGGTTGGAATTTTGCGGTAAACATGTCGTCTCAACCGTGGAAACCTCTTGCGCCGGCTCCTAAAAACGGGCCGACAGCTCCTTCTGTGAAAGTCCAACCCGAAGATGTGACGGTTTCTCCGGGAGAATCGGTAACTTTTGCCCCTGAGTTCAAAGGTGATAGTTTGTATTTCCAGTGGTACAAAGACGAAGTAGCTATACAAGATGCCGAAGCGTCGTCTTATTCGATCGTTTCGTCGGAAACTTCCGATGCTGGGCGTTATTATTGTGTGGTGAGCAACATGCTCGATACGATTTCTACCGATACGGTTACGCTCGTTGTCGGCGATAAATCGGTAATAGCCGCTCCGGGAGAGGAACCGGGAACTGCCCTCGTGGTGTATGACGATTCGTATGCCTCTTTTTCGGGGATTTTGACGATCCCCCAAACTATCCTGATAGAGGGAGAATCTTACACAGTAGTCGGTATCGACGATATGGCTTTTATGGGGTGTGCTAAATTGACTTCGGTTACTTTTCCTTCGACTTTGAAAACAATCGGCGAAGGGGCATTTTACGGATGCAGCCGTTTGACATCTGTGGAGTTGCCTGAGCAAACGGTTTCGATCGGTAATGAGGCTTTCGGCGATTGTCCTCTTTTGGCAACCCTCTCTTTGGGTGAAGGATTGAAGAGTATAGGTCGCTCGGCCTTTGAGAATTGTATCGCTTTGACCGGTGTAAGTATGCCGGCAGATATGGAATCGATAGGGGCTTTGGCTTTCAAGGGCTGTACGAAGTTGGCTTCGGCTGCTCTGGGGAACTCTTTGACTTTATTGGGCGATTCGGCTTTCTATGGCTGTTCGGCTTTGCAATCGGTGGAATTGCCGGTTACGGTATCCTCGGTGGGTACTCGTACATTTGCCGGTTGTTCTGCTTTGAATGCTGTCGGATTAGGAAATGTTTCGGCTATTGGCGAAGCCGCGTTTAACGGCTGTTCCGCTTTGACTGAAATTGCGATACCGAATGGGGTCGAAACGCTCGGCAATTATGCTTTTTACGGTTGCAGTTCTTTGGCGACGGTGACTTTGGGTACACAGGAGCGTTCATCTTCTTCCTTGAAAACAATCGGCGATTATGCTTTTGCCGAGACTGCTGTGAAATCGGTCGTATTACCCGACGGTGTGAGTACTCTTGGTAACTATGCCTTTAACAAGTGTGCTTCTTTGGCCACCGTTTCGTTGGGAAATAGTTTGACCGCTATCGGTAATTATGCTTTCAGCGATTGTAAGAAGTTGGAATCCGTAACATTCGGAAGTGCTCTCGAAACTATTGGAGAACGTGCGTTTGCCAGTGCGAAAATTTCTTCTCTTGTTTTGCCTGCTACGGTGAGAACGATAGGTGATTGGGCTTTTTATAATAATCCTTTAACGGCCATAACTTTTAACGATGGCTTGCAGTCGATCGGCAGCAGGGCTTTCTATGGTGTATCGGTTCAAACGTTGAATATTCCTAATAGCGTGACCGAATTGGGCGGCTATGCATTTAGCGGTTGCAAGTCGTTGGAAACAGTGACTATCGGGACAGGTGTGACGAAAATAAGTGACTATACGTTTAATACATGTTCTGCGTTAACGCAGATATCTTGTCCGTCAGTAACAGAGATTGGAAAAAATGCGTTTAGTGGTTGTTCATCGTTGTCCGATATTCCTTTGAACGATAAGATTACTTCGCTCGGTAATTATGTGTTTTCGGGTTGCTCTGCGATAGAGTCGCTTGTTATTCCGAATAGTGTGACCTCGATTGGTAGTTATGCCTTTGAGAAATGCACGAAGTTGACATCGGCGACTTTGGGTACAGGTATAAGCTCTATTCCCGATTATATGTTTAGCAGCTGTTCCGCTTTGACGTCGGTAGTTCTGCCGGAGAATATTACTGGGATCGGCAAATATGCTTTCCAAAGTACGGCCTTTACCGAGTTACCGCTGACAGCAAGCATTACCGAGATAAAAGATTATGCTTTCAAAAGCTGTACGAAATTAACGTCGGTAGCTATTCCCGATCGGGTTACTAAACTGGGAACTTATGTGTTCCAAAGCTGTACGGGATTGGAATCTGCAAAAATAGGGGGTGGCGTTACTTCTGTGCCGAATTATATGTTCCACGGCTGTACGAATCTGGTTAATGTAGAACTTTCGGAAAAAGTGACTTCTATCGGCAATTCTGCTTTTTATAATTGTAAGGGCTTGAAATCATTGCCGGTTACCGAATCGATAACTTCTATCGGGACGAATGCATTTTACGGTTGTACAAGTCTTACTTCGGTAAATCTTTCCGATAAAGTAACCTCTTTGGGAGCTTCGGTATTCTATGGCTGTTCCAGTTTGACAGAAGCTGTTTTGGGAACGGGGATAACTACGTTGGGATCGAGTTTGTTCCGCAATGATGCTAAGTTAAAAAAAGTAGTTGCCAATGGCAAAATAGCTTCGGTTTCCACTTATACGTTTAATGGTTGTTCTTCTTTGGAACGTATCTATATTAACAATACACCGCCGACCGGTGCAAGTTCCAATACATTTACCAAAGTGCCGACAACCTGCCGGATTTATGTCCCTGCCCAAACTTGTCAATTCTATGCCCAGACCACCTATTGGAAGGATTTCGTAATCATGCCGTGGTTAGATGAATTGGAAATAGTATCGACTACTCCGTCGATGAGTTTCGATGGCGGGGAAGCGTTGGACGTTAAACCCGATACGAAAACTTTCGTGATAGAGTTTAATAGGACTGTCGTTAATACCGATAGCGTTTCGGCCATGTTGATACGTAGCGGATTTCCTGTCGAAGATCAGGAGTTGACCGTGTCGTACTCCGGTAACGAAGTGACCGTAATTCGTGAAGGAGAAGATTTGCCGAACGATCCTTATTACTACTTGGTATTGACAACGTCGGATAAACAGTTTAACATATTGTTCAAGGTAACGACGGCTACCGGTATCGATGAACCGGCTGTCGAAAAGGAGGTGCGTTTGCGTGAATATTATTCGGTGGACGGGAAACTTTTGCCTCGACCCGTACAAGGTATCAATATTGTGAAAACTGTATATGAGGACGGTTCGATCGAAGTTTCGAAAGTTTATGTAAAACCAGAAGATTGTAGGCGATAA
- a CDS encoding YncE family protein encodes MRSVVAHIVSCILLVGISLMTSCREDEVIILAEYERLPLGDNSRSDYAGLYLLNEGNMGSNKCSLDFVDFENGYYVRNLYAEKNPNVVKELGDVGNDVQIYGSKMYAVINCSHKVEVLDARSCQRLGQVDIPNCRYIAFDKGFAYVSAYVGPVGIDPNAQLGAVFQVDTATLEITAEVTVGYQPDELVIQDGLIYVANSGGYRKPNYDNTVSVIDIETMTQIRKIPVGINLHRIRADKYGKLWVSSRGDYEKIPSRLFVLEKDKRTNRMEVRDTLNVSCSEMDICGDSLYLYSVEWSNISQENNVTYGIIDVRTGELISNSFIKDGTETDIEIPYGLKVNPETGDVYVTDAKNYVSSGNLHCYGRDGIRKWSVRTGDIPAHMAFLYKNK; translated from the coding sequence ATGAGATCGGTTGTCGCACATATTGTTTCGTGTATCCTGCTGGTGGGAATATCGTTGATGACTTCCTGTCGGGAAGACGAGGTCATTATCTTGGCGGAATATGAACGATTGCCGCTCGGAGACAACAGCCGGTCTGATTATGCCGGACTTTATTTGTTGAACGAGGGGAATATGGGTTCGAATAAATGTTCGCTCGATTTCGTCGATTTCGAAAACGGCTATTATGTCCGTAACTTGTATGCCGAGAAGAATCCTAACGTGGTAAAGGAGTTGGGTGACGTGGGTAACGATGTCCAGATATATGGTTCCAAGATGTATGCGGTTATCAACTGTTCGCATAAAGTCGAAGTCCTCGATGCTCGTTCTTGTCAGCGATTGGGACAAGTGGACATACCTAATTGCCGGTATATCGCCTTCGATAAAGGTTTTGCTTATGTTTCGGCTTATGTAGGTCCGGTAGGGATAGACCCGAATGCTCAGCTCGGAGCTGTCTTTCAAGTCGATACCGCTACTCTCGAAATTACGGCCGAAGTAACGGTGGGTTATCAACCCGATGAGTTGGTCATTCAAGACGGCCTTATTTATGTGGCTAATTCAGGCGGTTATCGTAAACCGAATTATGATAATACGGTTTCGGTGATCGATATCGAAACAATGACACAGATACGAAAGATTCCCGTAGGAATTAACTTGCATCGTATCCGGGCGGATAAATACGGGAAATTATGGGTTTCATCTCGGGGTGATTATGAGAAGATTCCTTCCCGTCTTTTCGTTCTGGAAAAAGATAAGCGTACAAACCGCATGGAGGTGAGAGATACTTTGAATGTCTCTTGCAGCGAGATGGATATTTGCGGCGATTCGCTTTATCTGTATAGCGTGGAGTGGAGTAATATTTCGCAAGAAAATAATGTTACTTACGGTATTATCGATGTTCGTACCGGGGAATTGATTTCAAATAGTTTTATTAAGGACGGTACGGAAACCGATATAGAAATCCCTTATGGATTGAAAGTAAATCCCGAGACCGGAGACGTTTATGTAACGGATGCCAAGAATTACGTGTCGAGCGGAAATCTGCATTGTTATGGACGGGACGGGATAAGAAAATGGAGCGTTCGTACCGGGGATATTCCGGCGCACATGGCTTTTTTGTATAAAAATAAATAA
- a CDS encoding TonB-dependent receptor plug domain-containing protein: MKTFYRCVWGMMVSLLCGVGQANADSSSLDSIQTLGEVMVTANRYNEVIPSQKLTGKELKALNSFSVADAIRYFSGLQIKDYGGVGGLKTVNIRSMGTNHMGVYYNGIQLGNAQNGQVDLGKFSLENIEEISLYNGQKSEIFQSAREFGSAGSIYLTTRRPKFKPGEKSHLKASVKAGSFDLLNPSVLFEYKLSETVSMTFNSEWINSSGKYKFRYRRVTPSGETAYDTTATRKNGDIDAVRFEGGLQGYLPNGYWKAYVYHYSSERGIPGAIVNNVWRNGERLWDRNSFVQGVYQQDITRKYGIKVNAKYAFDYTHYMNNDDKLMRVDNQYKQREVYVSVANKYSIFRNWDVSVAYDMQWNGLSEYMSADRYTHWISAATAFSLADRLKMQASVLATLVDEKASGQVKAPNKSKVTPAVFLSYQPFKKYNWVFRAFYKQIYRMPTFNDLYYADMGNSVLKPESATQYNVGFTYAVAPKTGFLSGFHAGADVYYNLVSDKIIAYPKGQQFRWTMLNLGKVDIRGVDVQATATFRLPYEISLMTKVQYTYQEAIDITSPRDNYYRDQIPYIPWHSGSAILNLSYDDWSLNYSFVYVGERYNQQENIEYNYVQPWYTSDISLVKSFRIKSVNLKVTAEVNNVFDQAYDVVLNYPMPMRNYRFGIAIEL; the protein is encoded by the coding sequence ATGAAGACTTTTTATCGATGTGTGTGGGGTATGATGGTGTCGCTGCTTTGTGGTGTGGGACAAGCGAATGCCGATTCTTCTTCTCTTGACTCGATACAGACATTGGGAGAGGTAATGGTTACCGCCAACCGGTATAACGAAGTGATTCCTTCGCAGAAGCTCACCGGAAAGGAACTGAAAGCGTTGAATAGTTTTTCGGTCGCCGATGCCATACGTTATTTTTCCGGTTTGCAAATTAAGGACTACGGTGGCGTGGGAGGATTGAAAACTGTCAACATTCGCAGCATGGGTACAAACCACATGGGTGTTTATTATAATGGAATTCAGTTGGGAAATGCTCAGAACGGACAAGTGGATTTGGGCAAGTTTTCGCTTGAAAATATAGAGGAAATATCGTTGTATAACGGTCAAAAAAGCGAGATATTCCAGTCTGCTCGGGAGTTCGGTTCGGCGGGCTCTATCTATTTGACGACACGTCGCCCTAAATTTAAACCGGGAGAAAAATCGCATTTGAAAGCATCTGTGAAGGCCGGGTCATTCGATTTGCTGAATCCTTCGGTTTTGTTTGAATATAAACTTAGCGAGACGGTCAGCATGACATTCAATAGCGAGTGGATCAATTCGAGCGGGAAATATAAATTCCGTTACCGGCGGGTGACTCCTTCGGGAGAGACGGCATACGATACCACGGCTACCCGTAAAAACGGAGACATCGATGCCGTTCGGTTCGAAGGAGGATTGCAAGGTTACTTGCCCAACGGTTATTGGAAAGCCTATGTTTATCATTATAGTTCCGAGCGGGGGATTCCGGGGGCTATCGTCAATAACGTGTGGCGCAACGGAGAGCGTTTGTGGGACCGGAATTCTTTCGTGCAGGGTGTCTATCAACAGGATATTACCCGCAAATATGGGATTAAGGTGAATGCCAAGTATGCTTTCGATTATACCCATTATATGAATAACGACGATAAGCTGATGCGGGTCGACAACCAGTATAAACAACGAGAGGTTTATGTCTCGGTAGCCAATAAGTATTCGATATTCAGAAATTGGGATGTCTCGGTGGCATACGACATGCAGTGGAACGGTTTGTCGGAGTACATGTCTGCCGACCGGTACACGCACTGGATTTCGGCGGCAACGGCTTTTTCTCTTGCCGACCGTTTGAAAATGCAGGCCAGTGTTTTGGCGACTTTGGTCGATGAGAAAGCATCGGGACAAGTAAAAGCGCCTAATAAAAGTAAAGTGACTCCGGCGGTATTTCTTTCTTATCAACCGTTTAAAAAATATAATTGGGTGTTTCGCGCTTTTTATAAACAGATATATCGCATGCCCACCTTCAATGACTTGTACTATGCCGATATGGGTAACTCGGTGTTGAAGCCCGAGAGCGCTACGCAATACAATGTGGGATTTACTTATGCTGTCGCTCCGAAAACGGGTTTCCTTTCGGGGTTTCATGCAGGGGCCGACGTTTATTATAACCTCGTTTCCGACAAGATTATCGCCTATCCCAAAGGACAGCAGTTCCGGTGGACTATGCTCAATCTCGGTAAAGTCGATATCCGGGGTGTCGACGTTCAGGCTACGGCGACTTTCCGTTTGCCGTATGAAATAAGTTTAATGACGAAGGTGCAATACACCTATCAAGAGGCGATAGATATAACCAGTCCTCGGGATAACTATTACCGCGACCAGATTCCGTATATACCCTGGCATAGCGGATCGGCCATATTGAATTTGAGCTATGACGATTGGAGTTTGAATTATAGTTTCGTATATGTAGGGGAACGGTACAATCAGCAAGAAAATATCGAATATAATTATGTGCAGCCGTGGTACACGAGCGATATATCTTTGGTGAAATCGTTTCGGATAAAATCGGTGAACCTGAAAGTGACGGCCGAGGTTAATAATGTGTTTGATCAGGCATACGACGTCGTTCTTAATTATCCTATGCCCATGCGTAACTATCGTTTTGGAATTGCCATTGAATTGTAA
- a CDS encoding DUF4492 domain-containing protein: MEENKILKNNSIPLKIWRFYMEGFRSMTLGKTLWAIILIKLFIMFFILRLFFFPNILQQKYDTDEERANQVIENLITPNNPKNQQS, encoded by the coding sequence ATGGAGGAAAACAAGATTTTGAAAAACAATAGTATCCCTCTGAAAATCTGGCGATTTTATATGGAAGGATTTCGAAGCATGACCTTAGGTAAAACTCTTTGGGCAATTATCCTCATCAAGTTGTTCATCATGTTTTTTATCTTGCGGTTATTCTTTTTCCCCAATATCTTGCAACAGAAATACGATACCGACGAGGAAAGAGCCAACCAAGTCATCGAGAATCTCATTACTCCGAATAATCCTAAAAATCAACAATCATAA